In Treponema primitia ZAS-2, a genomic segment contains:
- a CDS encoding cyclic nucleotide-binding domain-containing protein has translation MVNSLSLQKYSLFGGLLEDQINQIIPLMEQESYEAGGDIIVEGAPNDRIRFILEGRVAVVKESLILSEFKEGDAFGEMEVLDVMPSVATIKALTPTKVMSISNRALREIYKLDLKAFALILMNLSRDLSRRLRHMDERAADGKSRPID, from the coding sequence ATGGTCAATTCTTTATCCTTGCAGAAGTATTCTCTGTTCGGCGGTCTTCTGGAGGACCAGATCAACCAGATCATTCCCCTGATGGAACAGGAGAGCTACGAGGCCGGGGGCGACATCATTGTCGAGGGCGCCCCTAACGACCGGATCCGGTTTATCCTGGAGGGCCGGGTGGCGGTGGTCAAGGAGAGCCTGATCCTGTCGGAATTCAAGGAAGGCGATGCCTTTGGCGAAATGGAAGTGCTTGATGTGATGCCATCGGTGGCAACCATAAAGGCCCTTACCCCGACCAAGGTTATGTCAATTTCCAACCGGGCCCTGCGGGAAATCTACAAGCTGGACCTAAAGGCCTTTGCCCTGATACTGATGAACCTGTCCCGGGACCTGTCCCGGCGGCTCCGGCACATGGACGAGCGGGCCGCCGATGGGAAGTCCCGGCCCATCGATTAG